GGAAAGGCATGTGGGGAGCTCTGGATGGAGGCCTGAGAACATATGACAACATCCAATACGTTCTCCGATTCATGGTGGATTGCAAGGTAATGGCTTTACTGTACCCTTGATTTTCCTGCTGTTGTGACATTTGGCTAACAGGCTGCGAGCTAGATTCAAGGCATGTCGTGGGTGGAAGCTCCTGCCGGCAGCTACAAAATGATACCAGAACACAGCCGCCAGTCCAATTGCCAGATCGAAGCCGAAGTCAACTACATGAATCTCATAGCCCACAAGCCAGAAGGAGATTGGGCCAAGATGGCCCCCCTACGTATCCTTTCCTTCGATATCGAGTGCGCTGGACGCAAGGGAATCTTTCCTGAGGCCAACGTCGACCCCGTCATCCAAATTGCAAACGTTGTCACCAAAtatggagagaagaagcctttTATCCGAAACGTCTTTTGTCTAGACACCACCAGCTCCATTGTTGCGACACAAATTCTAGATTatgagaaagaggagcagaTGCTTCACGAGTGGCAACAATTCCTCATCAGGGTCGACccagacatcatcatcggatACAACACCTCCAACTTTGATTTTCCCTACCTTCTTGATCGTGCGAAGCACCTCAAGGTGCAAGGCTTTGAGTACTGGTCTCGTATTCCTAGCAAGCCATCCAAAGTCAAGGAAACGAACTTTTCAAGTAAACAAATCGGAAACCGTGACACCAAGGCCACAAATACCAATGGTAGATTACAGCTCGACATGCTGCAGCTAGTCCAGCGCGATCATCACCTGCGAAGTTACACGCTGAACTCTGTTTGCTCCCAGTTCTTAGGCGAGCAAAAGGAAGATGTGCACCACACCATGATTACGGAGCTATTCAACGGAACGCCGGAATCACGACGCCGTCTGGCGCTCTACTGTTTGAAGGATGCCTATCTCCCCCAAAGACTGATGGATAAATTGTCATGTCTAGAAAACTATACCGAAATGGCTAGAGTCACGGGCGTTCCTTTCAACTTTCTGCTTTCGCGTGGACAGCAGATCAAGTTCGTCAGTCAGCTTTTCCGTAAAGCACTGGAACAGAAGCTAGTCATCCCCAACATCGCTCCTCAAGGCACAGAGGATCAATACGAAGGTGCTACAGTTATTGAGCCGACGCGAGGATACTACGACGTACCCATTGCGACTCTTGATTTTGCTTCCCTGTATCCGAGTATCATTCAAGCACACAACCTATGCTACACGACCTTGTTAAGACCCGGAGATGTCGAGAAATTCAAGCTACAAAAAGACGTCGACTACATCGTCACCCCCAATGGAGACTCCTTCGTGACGGCCACGAAGCGCAAGGGTCTACTCGCCCAGATTCTAGAAGAATTGCTATCAGCCAGAAAGCAGGCGAAGCGAGAGCTAGCCCAAGAGACGGATCCCTTCAAGAAGGCCGTGCTGAACGGTAGACAGCTGGCGCTGAAAGTCAGCGCCAACTCTGTCTACGGTTTGACGGGTGCAACGACAGGAAAGCTACCTTGTCTTGCGATTGCAAGTAGTACTACCAGTTTCGGCCGTCAGATGAttgagaagacgaagaaggaggtggagatgaagtACACCATTGCAAACGGCTACACCCACGATGCTCAGGTCATTTACGGTGATACGGATTCCGTCATGGTAAAGTTTGGAACCAAGGATCTCGCAGAGGCGATGAAGCTCGGTGAGGAAGCCTCTAAGTTCGTGTCGGCCAAGTTCTTGAAGCCCATCAAGCTGGAATTCGAAAAGGTCTACTTTCCATATCtcctcatcaacaagaaaCGATATGCTGGGCTCTACTGGACAAAGACGGAGAAATACGACAAGATGGACACCAAGGGTCTCGAAACGGTGCGGCGTGACAACTGCCTGCTGGCACAGACTGTCATTGAAAAGGTCTTGCGAATGATTCTCATCGACCGAGACGTCCAGGGTGCACAAGAGTAAGTAAAGCAGATGTTATTGTATGGTTGAGAAGGCAGAATGGCTAATGTCTTTTATCAAAATCAGCTACGTCAAAGGCACAATTGCAGATCTGCTACAGAACAAGGTTGACATGTCAAAACTGGTCATCACAAAGGCCCTGACCAAGGAAGACTACGCAGCCAAGCAAGCCCACGTTGAACTCGCacaaaggatgaagaagcgcGATGCCGGCTCGGCGCCTGGTCTTGGCGATCGAGTGGCGTATGTCATGGTAAGGGGAGCGGCGGGAGCCAAAAACTTTGAAAAGTCGGAGGATCCAATCTACGTGCTGGAGAACAACGTGCCGATCGACACCAAGTACTACCTGGACAACCAGCTAGCGAAGCCACTCGGACGAATCTTTGAGCCCATCCTAGGCGAGACAAAGGCCAAATCTCTGCTGACGGGAGACCACACGCGTACCATCTCGGTGGCGGCCCCCACGGTGGGTGGCCTGATGAAGTTTGCCAAGAAGACGCAGACGTGCATGGGATGCAAGAAGCCGCTCACGGGCAAGCACGAGAGCGCCGGGGCGGTATGCAGCGACTGCGCGCCTCGCGTGGGAGAGCTGTACAACAAGACGCTGGACCGAGTATCGGACCTTGAGGTGCGATTCGGACGGCTGTGGACTCAATGCCAAAGATGCCAGGGTAGCATGCACTGTGAAGTcatttgcagcagcaaggacTGCCCCATCTTTTACATGCGAatgaaggccaagaaggatcTGGAGGACGCAGGCAAGGAGCTCTCCAGATTTGATGCAGACCAAGCCGCCATCTGGTGAGAGGCTTGAATGGGGGCACGG
Above is a genomic segment from Trichoderma breve strain T069 chromosome 6, whole genome shotgun sequence containing:
- a CDS encoding DNA polymerase family B domain-containing protein, whose protein sequence is MAATVVPQKRVLGESRTRQNIPSSPQSAKKRKTEIDEPAPIPRFISSQKGPGAKLGSSQTKSVFESEVLEKLSQDISERKQNNTEKDQAWDRPPVTEFVPDRDSICFQSIEAEEGTINGGKVAVKLFGVTAEGYSVMLHVTDFKHYLYVAAPLSFQQKDCALYKAYLETQVAQHQPAIHSVSLAMREDIYHYQGNVQSPYLKITVTDPKFINTVRSTIEKGLANWKGMWGALDGGLRTYDNIQYVLRFMVDCKIQGMSWVEAPAGSYKMIPEHSRQSNCQIEAEVNYMNLIAHKPEGDWAKMAPLRILSFDIECAGRKGIFPEANVDPVIQIANVVTKYGEKKPFIRNVFCLDTTSSIVATQILDYEKEEQMLHEWQQFLIRVDPDIIIGYNTSNFDFPYLLDRAKHLKVQGFEYWSRIPSKPSKVKETNFSSKQIGNRDTKATNTNGRLQLDMLQLVQRDHHLRSYTLNSVCSQFLGEQKEDVHHTMITELFNGTPESRRRLALYCLKDAYLPQRLMDKLSCLENYTEMARVTGVPFNFLLSRGQQIKFVSQLFRKALEQKLVIPNIAPQGTEDQYEGATVIEPTRGYYDVPIATLDFASLYPSIIQAHNLCYTTLLRPGDVEKFKLQKDVDYIVTPNGDSFVTATKRKGLLAQILEELLSARKQAKRELAQETDPFKKAVLNGRQLALKVSANSVYGLTGATTGKLPCLAIASSTTSFGRQMIEKTKKEVEMKYTIANGYTHDAQVIYGDTDSVMVKFGTKDLAEAMKLGEEASKFVSAKFLKPIKLEFEKVYFPYLLINKKRYAGLYWTKTEKYDKMDTKGLETVRRDNCLLAQTVIEKVLRMILIDRDVQGAQDYVKGTIADLLQNKVDMSKLVITKALTKEDYAAKQAHVELAQRMKKRDAGSAPGLGDRVAYVMVRGAAGAKNFEKSEDPIYVLENNVPIDTKYYLDNQLAKPLGRIFEPILGETKAKSLLTGDHTRTISVAAPTVGGLMKFAKKTQTCMGCKKPLTGKHESAGAVCSDCAPRVGELYNKTLDRVSDLEVRFGRLWTQCQRCQGSMHCEVICSSKDCPIFYMRMKAKKDLEDAGKELSRFDADQAAIW